The following proteins come from a genomic window of Suricata suricatta isolate VVHF042 chromosome 5, meerkat_22Aug2017_6uvM2_HiC, whole genome shotgun sequence:
- the CSNKA2IP gene encoding casein kinase II subunit alpha'-interacting protein: MVPLAYYDQKFVPLEHSYQLATTNSLTCQYTGEKLNQPNNQPVVKVQSHSNLLAVPPVNSKKMVQSCSVLPFAKTQDTILQDFCNNSPEAPLSQSKCQATPSLDQKSLLRPNLRALSSSLIHPKSLTTASLDLNKTSPSLEFSQTNLSSRLPLPKPQTTSSRDICWTLVTQKSNQRVSSSLLFPPKHQETPFLWKSSSLRPNQRVLSTALPQSKPQKTSSLDGLWTSLLVCSQTPLSSPPLNSTSQIHDLLQSSCSLESNKNSSELLPDSRPQTIAVLSSNSSVLRLPMSHSKPRKSPLAHSVHQTKSLLLFSPKSQTVLTLNQDFGTLGSPVCHSKFQNTSLPNDKHRAPDLPSPQSKPNVSGQSLSSSKHFIRNIAASTLGSRFQSKGGFDLCERTASNKEVSWSLDYIHPCIVKGGTVPDDVVNKIVNSLSKTRIQRDLCRQILFRRMRGGPNPHPGPRLSSNYMVCLTCASCIKSQCNHLTGRKDPRGATLFVIPTPELSSEGEIEVKLVLLLSIPKTFLSSGLRSSVKENQPDEVPEDNIEGMEKMQILSSSEPDITQELHSKNKQLTAAPGDKVLSQQPQATDWLLYIKKSNNFEPQSLPISSSFSTSSSSSSSCSSSSSSSTVPSLPPPPKESTTSTPSDCVFTKVLTYHRLPPGVSWLEFILSKNHQPLTGQPQQNKSPSPKTKPMRNSTTVKGPKVPKILFKIFQTRSQK, encoded by the coding sequence ATGGTGCCATTGGCATATTATGATCAAAAATTTGTGCCATTAGAACACTCTTACCAACTGGCCACAACCAATTCATTGACATGTCAATACACAGGTGAAAAACTAAATCAACCCAATAATCAGCCTGTAGTCAAAGTGCAATCCCACAGTAATCTCCTTGCAGTACCTCCAGTTAACTCTAAAAAGATGGTACAGAGCTGCTCAGTATTGCCCTTTGCCAAGACTCAGGACACAATTTTACAGGACTTCTGTAACAACTCTCCAGAAGCACCATTATCCCAATCCAAATGTCAGGCCACACCTTCACTGGACCAAAAATCTTTACTGCGACCTAATCTGAGAGCCCTGAGCTCATCTTTGATCCACCCTAAATCCCTGACAACAGCTTCACTTGACCTTAATAAGACATCTCCATCACTGGAGTTCAGTCAAACAAACTTGAGCTCACGATTACCCCTCCCCAAACCTCAGACCACATCTTCCCGAGACATTTGCTGGACATTAGTTACACAGAAGTCTAATCAAAGAGTCTCAAGTTCATTATTATTTCCACCCAAACATCAAGAAACACCTTTCCTTTGGAAATCATCTTCTTTGAGACCTAATCAAAGAGTACTTAGCACAGCATTACCACAGTCCAAGCCTCAAAAAACATCTTCATTGGATGGCCTTTGGACATCTTTATTAGTGTGCAGTCAAACACCTTTGAGCTCACCACCACTCAACTCTACATCTCAAATACATGACTTGCTTCAGTCATCATGTTCATTGGAGTCCAATAAAAATAGTTCTGAGCTGTTACCTGACTCCAGACCTCAGACAATAGCTGTATTGAGCTCTAATTCCAGTGTTCTGAGGTTACCAATGTCCCACTCAAAACCAAGGAAATCACCTTTAGCACATTCCGTCCACCAGACTAAGAGTTTGCTATTATTCTCACCTAAATCTCAGACGGTGCTTACACTTAATCAGGACTTCGGGACCCTGGGCTCACCAGTTTGTCACTCCAAGTTTCAGAACACCTCTTTACCAAATGACAAACACAGAGCCCCAGATTTACCGTCACCCCAGTCTAAACCAAATGTCTCAGGTCAATCGTTATCAAGCTCTAAACACTTTATCAGGAACATAGCCGCTTCAACACTGGGCTCCAGATTCCAGAGTAAAGGCGGCTTTGATCTTTGTGAAAGGACAGCATCAAATAAAGAGGTTTCATGGAGTTTAGATTATATTCATCCCTGCATTGTTAAAGGTGGAACTGTCCCTGATGATGTCGTAAATAAAATTGTCAATTCTCTCTCCAAGACCAGAATCCAGAGGGATCTCTGTAGGCAGATTCTCTTTCGAAGGATGAGGGGAGGGCCAAATCCTCATCCTGGCCCCCGCCTTTCATCAAATTACATGGTATGTTTAACTTGTGCTTCCTGCATAAAGTCTCAGTGTAACCATCTTACAGGAAGGAAAGACCCTCGTGGCGCAACTCTATTTGTCATACCAACACCTGAGCTCAGCTCTGAGGGGGAGATAGAAGTGAAATTGGTTTTGCTCCTTTCCATACCCAAGACTTTTCTCTCATCTGGTCTTCGATCCTCTGTGAAAGAAAATCAGCCTGATGAAGTCCCTGAAGACAACATTGAAGGAATggagaaaatgcaaattctctccTCATCTGAACCTGATATCACCCAAGAGCTacatagcaaaaacaaacagCTGACAGCAGCCCCTGGGGACAAAGTTTTAAGCCAACAACCCCAGGCTACTGACTGGCTACTTTATATtaagaaaagtaataattttgAGCCACAGTCCCTGCCTATATCATCTTCATTCTctacatcctcctcctcctcttcatcatgttcttcctcctcttcctcttcaactGTGCCCTCTTTACCTCCTCCTCCCAAAGAGTCTACCACATCTACTCCTTCAGATTGTGTGTTCACTAAGGTACTTACTTACCACCGGTTGCCTCCAGGGGTCTCCTGGCTTGAATTTATACTTAGTAAAAATCATCAGCCACTTACTGGACAACCCCAACAAAACAAATCACCATCTCCCAAAACAAAGCCTATGAGGAATAGCACCACAGTAAAAGGGCCAAAGGTACCAAAGATACTGTTCAAAATTTTCCAGACAAGGTctcaaaaatga